One genomic window of Ktedonobacteraceae bacterium includes the following:
- the ftsH gene encoding ATP-dependent zinc metalloprotease FtsH has translation MKQEPAGKFWLQNNNNLPPQRQQNQQRPNMGPGGRPNSNGRQPGNGGMSSLNRWLLIIVVLMLGIYLYQFLSSNSSSSTPTTDELTYSDFYNQISAGNIKSATIIGSTDITGNFCTPVATSQGTFSTYHVVQLPNGDPNLTPTLLRQKPTCAAQTTVVTQTPSDNGFWLNILITFLPWIFLIGLFIFISRRATQGQQGIFSFGKSRAKLILEDRPSTTFADVAGVDEAKYDLQEVVEFLKTPNKFQRLGGKIPRGVLLVGPPGTGKTLLARAVAGEAGVPFFSMSGSEFVEVLVGVGASRVRDLFDQAKKAAPSIIFIDEIDAVGRQRGASINTNDEREQTLNQLLVEMDGFDTRQAVVVIGATNRPDGLDIALLRPGRFDRRVTVDRPDWNGRLAILKIHARSVPLAPDVDLVRIARATPGMVGADLANLVNEAALLAARRNLDRVTQRCFDEALDKIILGAERPLVLSDEDLNVIAYHEGGHALTALLSENADPVTKVTIVPRGQALGVTMSTPLDDRYNYSKEYLLTQIVTALGGRAAEQVAIGRITTGAENDLQKVTLIARQMVIRWGMSERVGTVSFSERQSPFLGGGDTGAPSDYSEMTAEIVDEEVERIVSSCYKKALDLLSSHRQTLDRIAQELRRHETIDAKQLQQIMLETGAVPVPSTAGEQVTPQELAPPPPIEPPVSPENR, from the coding sequence ATGAAACAAGAACCGGCCGGTAAATTCTGGCTACAAAATAATAACAATTTGCCGCCGCAGCGACAACAAAATCAGCAACGTCCAAATATGGGTCCTGGCGGGCGTCCCAATTCTAATGGACGGCAACCCGGTAATGGAGGCATGTCTTCCCTCAATCGCTGGTTACTGATCATTGTTGTGCTGATGCTCGGCATCTACCTGTACCAGTTTCTGAGTTCCAATAGCAGCTCAAGCACTCCTACCACGGATGAGCTTACATATAGCGACTTCTATAATCAAATCTCCGCCGGCAACATCAAATCCGCCACTATTATCGGGTCAACCGATATCACAGGAAATTTTTGTACGCCCGTAGCCACTTCTCAAGGCACATTCTCGACCTACCATGTCGTGCAGCTTCCTAACGGAGACCCAAATCTGACACCGACACTACTGAGGCAAAAACCAACGTGTGCCGCCCAGACAACGGTTGTCACGCAGACACCGAGCGATAATGGTTTCTGGTTAAACATATTGATTACGTTCCTGCCGTGGATTTTCTTGATCGGCCTTTTCATCTTCATCAGTCGCCGGGCCACGCAAGGGCAGCAGGGCATATTCAGCTTCGGCAAGAGCCGCGCCAAGCTCATTCTGGAGGATCGCCCCAGCACGACCTTTGCCGATGTTGCCGGAGTAGATGAGGCGAAATACGATTTGCAGGAAGTTGTAGAATTTCTCAAGACGCCCAATAAATTCCAGCGATTAGGTGGCAAGATTCCACGTGGCGTGCTTCTGGTAGGCCCTCCGGGAACCGGTAAGACGTTGCTTGCGCGCGCCGTAGCAGGCGAGGCAGGCGTGCCTTTCTTCTCCATGTCAGGCTCAGAATTTGTAGAGGTGCTGGTCGGTGTCGGCGCAAGTCGCGTGCGTGACCTCTTCGATCAGGCAAAGAAGGCCGCCCCCAGTATCATCTTCATTGACGAGATCGACGCCGTAGGACGGCAGCGCGGCGCAAGCATCAACACCAACGATGAGCGCGAGCAAACCCTCAACCAGTTGCTGGTAGAGATGGACGGTTTCGATACGCGCCAGGCAGTTGTTGTGATAGGCGCGACGAACCGACCGGATGGACTTGACATAGCGCTGCTCCGTCCAGGCCGCTTCGACCGGCGTGTCACGGTTGATCGACCTGATTGGAATGGGCGACTGGCGATCCTGAAAATTCATGCTCGTAGTGTGCCGCTGGCGCCCGATGTTGACCTGGTCAGAATAGCGCGCGCTACACCCGGTATGGTCGGTGCAGACCTGGCAAACCTCGTCAATGAAGCAGCGCTGCTGGCCGCGCGCCGCAACCTTGATCGCGTCACCCAGCGCTGCTTTGATGAAGCTCTTGACAAAATTATTCTTGGCGCTGAACGCCCGCTCGTGCTGAGCGACGAAGATTTGAATGTCATCGCCTATCACGAAGGTGGCCACGCGCTCACCGCTTTGCTTTCAGAAAACGCCGACCCGGTGACGAAGGTGACGATTGTGCCGCGCGGCCAGGCATTGGGCGTCACCATGTCCACGCCGCTCGATGATCGCTACAACTACTCCAAAGAGTACCTGCTGACACAAATAGTGACCGCGTTGGGTGGCCGGGCGGCAGAACAGGTCGCAATCGGTCGTATCACCACGGGAGCGGAGAACGATCTACAAAAGGTCACGCTCATCGCGCGCCAGATGGTCATTCGCTGGGGCATGAGCGAGCGCGTAGGAACCGTTTCCTTCAGCGAGCGGCAAAGCCCATTTTTAGGAGGTGGCGATACCGGCGCGCCCAGCGATTATAGTGAGATGACCGCCGAAATTGTGGATGAAGAGGTCGAGCGCATCGTCAGCTCTTGCTATAAAAAGGCGCTGGATCTCCTGTCAAGCCATCGCCAGACGCTTGATCGCATTGCGCAGGAACTGCGCCGCCACGAAACGATTGACGCCAAACAGCTGCAACAGATCATGCTGGAAACAGGAGCCGTTCCCGTCCCCTCGACCGCAGGTGAGCAGGTCACGCCGCAGGAACTCGCACCGCCACCACCCATCGAGCCGCCCGTATCACCTGAAAACAGATAA
- the minC gene encoding septum site-determining protein MinC — protein sequence MEDTSEQRTSETHGELEREEQQSVQGNVAIKGTRNGLLLTLEPGTPFGELLNALAERLAEAPGFFRGASLALDTSRRSLHGSERTQLEALLAHYQMSVMPLETATAQRKDAAPAVLHPANTSPLTQAPGDRMQLPAQRDPRESDDTLFLRRTVRSGQAIHHGSNVVVLGDVNPGAEIIAGGDIIVWGVLRGMVHAGYPDNTKAVVCSLLLAPVQLRIAHLLSRPPDGVEVQPRPEVASIRDGQIVVEAWISGRPSRK from the coding sequence ATGGAGGACACTTCGGAGCAGAGGACATCCGAAACACACGGCGAACTGGAAAGGGAGGAACAGCAATCAGTGCAAGGTAATGTCGCAATCAAGGGTACGCGCAATGGCCTGCTTTTGACCCTGGAACCTGGAACTCCTTTTGGCGAATTGCTCAACGCGCTGGCCGAGCGGTTGGCCGAGGCTCCCGGCTTTTTCCGCGGCGCTTCGCTGGCCCTTGATACCAGTCGCCGGTCTCTCCACGGCAGCGAGCGAACGCAGCTTGAGGCCTTACTTGCCCATTATCAAATGTCGGTCATGCCACTGGAAACAGCAACGGCACAGCGCAAGGATGCCGCACCGGCGGTTCTTCATCCCGCCAATACCTCTCCCTTGACCCAGGCACCAGGCGACAGGATGCAACTCCCGGCACAACGAGATCCGCGCGAATCGGATGATACGCTGTTCTTACGCCGCACGGTGCGTTCGGGCCAGGCCATTCATCATGGCAGCAATGTCGTTGTCCTCGGTGATGTCAATCCCGGCGCGGAAATCATAGCCGGTGGGGATATCATCGTCTGGGGAGTTCTGCGCGGCATGGTGCATGCAGGCTATCCCGATAACACGAAAGCTGTCGTTTGCTCCCTCTTGCTGGCCCCCGTGCAGTTGCGTATCGCGCATTTGCTCTCGCGGCCACCAGACGGGGTCGAAGTACAGCCACGGCCAGAGGTTGCCTCTATCCGCGATGGACAGATCGTCGTTGAGGCGTGGATCAGTGGCCGCCCATCACGAAAATAG
- the minD gene encoding septum site-determining protein MinD, translating to MDSRVITITSGKGGVGKTTTTANLGTALALQGKKVAVVDSDIGLRNLDAVLGLENRIVYDLVDVVEGQCRLRQALIKDKRVPELYLLPAAQTRDKNAINSVQMEQLCQQLRAEFDFVVIDSPAGIEQGFRNAIVGADEIIIVANPEMASVRDADRIIGLVEAAGKPEPRLILNRLRPEMVKRGDMLDVADVLEVLGIDLLGIVPEDEMIIIATNKGEPVVYEKRSRAGRAYLSAAQRILGEEVPLDEVVETPSLMERLRRLMGFGPALAEKRVR from the coding sequence ATGGATAGTCGGGTGATTACCATCACTTCGGGGAAGGGCGGTGTTGGCAAAACCACAACCACGGCGAACCTGGGCACAGCCCTGGCGCTGCAGGGGAAAAAGGTCGCTGTTGTCGATTCCGATATTGGCTTGCGTAACCTTGATGCCGTTCTTGGATTGGAGAACCGCATCGTCTATGATCTCGTCGATGTCGTAGAGGGCCAGTGCCGTTTACGGCAGGCATTGATTAAAGATAAGCGCGTGCCGGAACTCTATCTCCTTCCTGCCGCCCAGACACGTGATAAGAATGCCATAAATAGCGTGCAGATGGAACAGCTTTGCCAGCAATTGCGCGCGGAGTTCGACTTCGTGGTGATCGATTCGCCCGCCGGCATCGAGCAGGGATTTCGCAATGCGATTGTGGGCGCGGACGAGATCATTATTGTCGCCAATCCTGAGATGGCCTCGGTGCGTGACGCCGACCGCATTATTGGACTGGTGGAGGCCGCAGGCAAGCCGGAGCCACGCCTGATTCTCAACCGCCTGCGTCCCGAAATGGTCAAGCGTGGCGATATGCTGGACGTGGCGGACGTACTGGAAGTCCTGGGCATCGATCTGCTGGGCATCGTTCCAGAAGATGAGATGATTATTATCGCAACGAATAAGGGTGAGCCTGTCGTTTACGAGAAGCGCTCCCGTGCCGGGCGTGCCTACCTCAGCGCGGCACAACGCATTCTAGGCGAAGAGGTTCCCCTGGATGAAGTTGTTGAAACACCGTCCCTTATGGAACGTTTGAGGCGTTTGATGGGATTTGGTCCTGCATTAGCCGAAAAGCGTGTACGTTGA
- the minE gene encoding cell division topological specificity factor MinE, with translation MGVFGFMTGRKKPTPSEQAKERLKVVLVHDRIKVNPELLELIKADLLTAISRRLEIDEQHVQINMAREDRWDKLHAEIPVKRQKISFEWDPPSYTPASNALRGNKIRVEVERIEDE, from the coding sequence ATGGGTGTGTTTGGCTTTATGACCGGTCGCAAGAAGCCGACTCCAAGCGAGCAAGCCAAGGAGCGCTTGAAGGTTGTTCTGGTGCATGATCGTATCAAGGTGAACCCGGAATTGCTCGAACTGATCAAGGCCGACCTGCTTACGGCCATTTCGCGGCGCCTTGAAATAGATGAGCAGCATGTACAGATCAACATGGCGCGCGAGGATCGCTGGGATAAACTGCACGCAGAGATACCCGTCAAGCGCCAGAAAATCTCTTTCGAATGGGACCCTCCCTCATATACTCCTGCCTCTAATGCCCTGCGTGGCAACAAGATTCGGGTAGAAGTCGAACGCATCGAGGATGAATAA
- a CDS encoding VOC family protein — protein MSEQQIQKVRVQRLAHIGLWANDVAAQTRFYRQVLGFNLRATEVISPEQDIEIEEANTYLALGDEHHCLALFSDTRASSGNGRLPLQQSRLHHMAFEVDTDAELAALAARLKQSGIELSLQARDGDPEMGDTLWFNDPDGNRVEISVTPDDSLTLSPISNEARRARLHPYALQHLAIRTTRMETMVEFYTEALGFDISDWLLREAVWLRCNNDHHTLVLLQGKPDIDHIGYSIPSGSDLLVWADYLSRQQTPILWGPGRHGAGNDLFLRFADTEGVHIELSAELQQYYDRDVTTPPRIWHSRPTALNLWGVMPSWLHEEVRV, from the coding sequence ATGAGTGAGCAGCAGATTCAAAAGGTGCGCGTACAAAGACTGGCCCATATTGGGCTGTGGGCAAACGATGTGGCAGCACAAACGCGATTTTATCGCCAGGTGCTGGGTTTCAATCTACGCGCCACCGAAGTTATTTCGCCGGAGCAGGACATAGAAATTGAGGAGGCGAATACTTACCTGGCCCTGGGCGACGAACATCATTGCCTGGCCCTCTTCAGTGATACGCGCGCATCAAGCGGCAATGGGCGGCTACCGCTCCAGCAATCACGTTTGCATCACATGGCTTTTGAGGTAGACACTGATGCTGAACTGGCCGCTCTCGCTGCTCGCCTCAAACAGTCCGGTATCGAACTCTCGTTGCAGGCGCGTGATGGCGACCCGGAAATGGGCGATACGTTATGGTTCAACGACCCCGATGGCAATCGCGTCGAAATTTCGGTCACGCCTGATGACTCGCTGACCCTGTCTCCCATCAGCAACGAGGCGAGGCGCGCGCGTCTCCATCCATATGCCTTGCAGCACCTGGCGATCCGCACGACCCGTATGGAAACTATGGTTGAATTTTACACCGAGGCGCTGGGCTTTGATATCTCGGACTGGTTATTGCGAGAAGCCGTCTGGCTGCGCTGCAACAATGATCACCATACCCTGGTGCTTCTACAGGGCAAACCGGATATTGATCATATCGGTTACAGCATACCCAGTGGATCAGATCTATTGGTATGGGCCGACTATCTGAGCCGCCAGCAAACTCCAATCTTGTGGGGGCCTGGTCGTCACGGCGCGGGCAACGACCTGTTCCTGCGTTTCGCCGATACCGAAGGCGTTCACATCGAGCTTTCCGCCGAACTGCAACAATATTATGACCGCGATGTAACGACTCCACCGCGCATCTGGCATTCGCGTCCGACCGCGCTCAACCTGTGGGGCGTGATGCCCTCCTGGCTACATGAAGAGGTGCGTGTGTGA
- a CDS encoding methyl-accepting chemotaxis protein: protein MLNFLSRLSIFRRLFLAFALSAAIPGVVIILLGSYYLGALNTRSQAVSTSFDAQSIASEQLANLETMNALLKSRENQIFATKSGVITDASLGAAGALVDSEINDRQLQFDQALKDYQSNYELATSDNMSIIRSIILSDQPNTTIISDQQRALNAVIQNQWPKYENFQETEIKFLEKLDAQTTFTQAQLNTAYQKAYPVLYQANLSFTNLKNSWQSVVNDAVAMGKAVTTVGPSETQPVILSTAIAFLITLLVILTAGFLVNLTITRPLRQLASLTHRIAKGDTSARANVSGGDEIYLVATSMNSMLDNIVRLIQETQTQRDLLQAQVEKLVSEVSGVGEGDLRVQAEVTADALGVLADSFNYMVEELSSLIIRVKMVAREVQNSTTMTYERMVQLVETDDMQLQRITDAAVEVERMADSSRQVAERARVLYNVAREARQTAQTGRQSVRQTIEGMGRINENVQETSTKVQALGENSREINNIVEVISNIAHQTNRLALDAAIQAAMAGENGKGFGAVAADIRRLAERAKDQAGQIGRIVRNVGDDIAAAAIAMRDTERETSTGARLAQEAGAALESIFSVVERQAREIELINQMATQQLQSSGVVVQIMQGVSESTEQSSASTRMAAQNIERLARLAEQLLSSVEAFKLRDNQNYFAPASNVTITPENGRDNQFSLSGAFRTVTASAQPAGPALAGAPVYNALAPATPRPIAAASQQPQASPFSPYTVAPYRQQTNGQAPEQQPANGQRRPWRPIQSE from the coding sequence ATGTTGAATTTTTTGAGTCGTTTGTCTATCTTCCGCCGCCTCTTCCTGGCATTTGCTCTCTCGGCGGCCATACCAGGCGTCGTCATTATCTTGCTTGGCAGCTACTATCTCGGCGCCTTGAACACACGCAGCCAGGCAGTCAGCACCAGTTTCGACGCCCAAAGTATCGCCTCCGAACAACTGGCCAACCTGGAAACCATGAACGCGCTCCTCAAATCGCGCGAAAATCAGATCTTCGCCACCAAAAGTGGCGTCATCACCGATGCCTCTCTTGGGGCTGCCGGCGCATTGGTAGACAGCGAAATCAACGATCGCCAGTTGCAGTTTGACCAGGCCTTGAAGGATTATCAAAGCAACTATGAACTGGCTACCTCCGACAATATGAGCATTATCCGCAGTATCATCCTTAGTGATCAGCCCAACACCACTATTATTTCAGACCAGCAGCGCGCGCTGAATGCCGTCATACAAAACCAATGGCCGAAGTATGAAAATTTTCAAGAGACTGAAATAAAGTTCCTGGAAAAACTGGATGCCCAGACAACCTTTACTCAGGCTCAACTCAATACCGCATACCAGAAAGCCTATCCTGTGCTGTACCAGGCGAATTTGAGCTTCACCAACCTCAAAAATAGCTGGCAAAGCGTCGTCAATGACGCTGTAGCTATGGGCAAGGCTGTCACCACTGTCGGCCCATCGGAGACGCAACCGGTCATCCTTTCTACCGCCATCGCCTTCCTGATCACCTTGCTCGTCATTCTCACTGCCGGCTTCCTGGTCAACCTCACCATCACGCGACCACTGCGCCAGCTGGCATCCCTTACTCACCGTATCGCCAAAGGAGATACCAGCGCCCGTGCGAATGTCAGCGGTGGTGACGAAATCTACCTCGTCGCTACCTCTATGAATAGCATGCTGGACAACATCGTGCGACTGATCCAGGAGACGCAAACACAGCGCGACCTGTTACAGGCCCAGGTCGAAAAGCTCGTGAGCGAAGTGAGTGGCGTCGGTGAAGGCGACCTGCGCGTTCAGGCCGAAGTCACCGCTGACGCCCTCGGTGTGCTGGCCGACTCCTTCAATTACATGGTTGAAGAGCTCAGCAGCCTGATCATCCGCGTGAAAATGGTCGCGCGCGAGGTACAGAATTCTACGACTATGACCTACGAACGCATGGTGCAACTGGTGGAAACCGACGACATGCAATTGCAGCGTATCACCGATGCCGCCGTAGAAGTGGAGCGCATGGCCGACTCCAGCCGCCAGGTCGCTGAACGCGCACGCGTCCTTTATAATGTCGCCCGTGAAGCACGCCAGACCGCGCAAACTGGCCGCCAATCCGTGCGGCAGACCATCGAAGGCATGGGCCGCATCAACGAAAACGTGCAGGAAACATCCACTAAAGTGCAGGCGCTGGGCGAGAACTCGCGTGAAATCAACAACATCGTAGAAGTCATTTCTAACATCGCGCACCAGACGAACCGCCTGGCCCTGGATGCCGCGATCCAGGCTGCTATGGCAGGCGAAAACGGTAAGGGTTTTGGAGCCGTCGCAGCCGACATCCGGCGACTGGCCGAACGCGCTAAAGACCAGGCCGGCCAGATTGGGCGCATTGTACGCAATGTCGGTGACGATATCGCCGCCGCCGCCATCGCCATGCGCGACACCGAACGCGAAACGTCCACCGGAGCGCGCCTGGCGCAGGAAGCCGGCGCAGCATTGGAGTCGATCTTCAGCGTCGTCGAACGCCAGGCACGTGAAATCGAACTCATCAACCAGATGGCGACGCAGCAGTTGCAATCCTCCGGCGTCGTCGTGCAAATTATGCAGGGCGTCTCCGAATCAACCGAGCAGAGCAGCGCCAGCACACGTATGGCCGCACAGAACATCGAACGACTGGCACGCCTGGCCGAACAGCTCCTCTCCTCGGTAGAAGCCTTCAAGTTGCGTGACAACCAGAACTACTTTGCTCCGGCTTCGAATGTCACCATCACACCCGAAAACGGACGGGATAACCAGTTCTCCCTTAGCGGCGCTTTCCGCACGGTGACCGCCAGCGCTCAACCTGCCGGCCCGGCGCTGGCAGGTGCTCCTGTGTATAATGCTCTGGCGCCGGCGACTCCGCGGCCTATAGCCGCCGCGTCTCAACAGCCTCAGGCATCCCCATTCTCACCATACACCGTCGCACCCTATAGGCAGCAAACAAACGGGCAGGCCCCTGAGCAACAGCCCGCGAATGGGCAGAGGCGTCCCTGGCGCCCCATCCAATCCGAATAG
- a CDS encoding FadR/GntR family transcriptional regulator, which produces MTYIPVHAHKIYEQIAMQIEQRILSGELREGDRLPTERELANQFQASRTAVREAMKTLAQKGLVDMRPGRGTIVIDGTSQAMRHSLGLMMRVGQPNKTVDLVEVREILEPEIAALAAARAQPEQILTMQAAVEVMDVSLNDADAFIAADNDFHRALAKATQNELILALLDSVVDLLSAQRKQIFAVAGGPERGQVHHKLLLAAVMRKDPEAARKAMQAHLKQVRDDVVAGTRFIAPRAAHSLE; this is translated from the coding sequence ATGACATATATACCTGTGCATGCTCATAAAATTTATGAGCAAATAGCAATGCAAATAGAGCAGCGTATTCTCAGCGGTGAACTGCGTGAGGGAGATCGCTTGCCCACGGAGCGCGAGCTGGCGAACCAGTTCCAGGCCAGCCGCACTGCTGTGCGTGAGGCGATGAAAACACTGGCGCAGAAGGGGCTGGTAGACATGCGGCCTGGGCGTGGAACCATTGTTATTGATGGCACGTCGCAGGCAATGAGGCATTCGCTGGGCTTGATGATGCGGGTCGGGCAACCCAACAAAACAGTAGACCTGGTTGAAGTGCGCGAAATTCTGGAGCCGGAAATCGCGGCGCTGGCAGCGGCGCGGGCGCAACCGGAACAAATCCTTACGATGCAGGCAGCAGTAGAGGTGATGGATGTGAGTTTGAACGATGCCGATGCTTTTATCGCGGCCGATAACGATTTTCATCGCGCATTGGCAAAGGCCACACAGAACGAGCTTATCCTGGCGCTGCTGGATTCTGTCGTTGATCTGCTAAGCGCGCAGCGCAAGCAAATATTTGCTGTTGCCGGCGGTCCTGAGCGCGGGCAGGTTCATCACAAGCTCCTGCTGGCCGCGGTTATGCGCAAGGACCCGGAGGCCGCGCGCAAGGCAATGCAGGCCCACTTGAAACAGGTACGAGACGATGTAGTGGCCGGGACCAGGTTCATCGCGCCCCGGGCCGCGCATTCCCTGGAATAG
- a CDS encoding NAD(P)-dependent oxidoreductase, whose product MANLGFVGLGAMGGRVVKRLLDAGHTVTGYNRTRERAEWLVERGMRWADTPRMVAVMADVTFTMVTNTAALQAVVGGDDGILAGLGPDKIYIDMSTVSPSKSRELAGQVAAKGASMLDAPVSGSVITLEQGQLSLMVGGDLVTFERVRPILLDIGPKVTYIGANGQAVLMKIAVNLNLQVQFLALSEGMLLAEKGGIPRETALEVMLNSVIASPSLKYRAPFILDMPEEAWFNVNMMQKDLLLALELGREFDVPLPTVAVSNEFLTAARAMGLAEHDFAIVYRALARLAGLDKE is encoded by the coding sequence ATGGCTAACCTTGGTTTTGTAGGGCTTGGTGCGATGGGCGGGCGTGTAGTCAAACGCCTGCTTGATGCCGGGCATACTGTGACGGGTTATAATCGCACGCGCGAGCGGGCGGAATGGCTGGTGGAGAGGGGCATGCGCTGGGCGGATACGCCGCGTATGGTGGCGGTGATGGCGGATGTGACGTTTACCATGGTGACGAATACTGCCGCGCTGCAAGCAGTGGTGGGCGGAGATGACGGCATCCTGGCCGGTTTAGGACCCGACAAGATTTATATCGATATGAGTACCGTCAGCCCATCCAAATCGCGCGAGCTGGCTGGACAGGTGGCGGCAAAAGGCGCTTCGATGCTGGATGCGCCGGTGTCGGGCAGCGTGATAACGCTGGAGCAGGGCCAGCTTTCGCTGATGGTGGGCGGTGATCTTGTTACGTTTGAGCGGGTGAGGCCGATTCTGCTGGATATTGGGCCGAAGGTGACGTATATCGGCGCGAATGGGCAGGCCGTGCTGATGAAGATCGCGGTGAACCTGAACCTGCAGGTTCAATTCCTGGCGCTGAGCGAGGGGATGCTGCTGGCGGAAAAAGGCGGCATTCCACGCGAGACGGCGCTGGAGGTGATGCTCAATTCGGTAATTGCCTCGCCTTCGCTGAAGTACCGCGCCCCATTCATCCTCGATATGCCTGAAGAGGCATGGTTCAATGTGAATATGATGCAGAAGGATTTACTGCTGGCGCTGGAGCTTGGGCGCGAGTTCGATGTGCCGTTGCCGACGGTGGCCGTGAGCAACGAATTTCTGACGGCTGCGCGGGCGATGGGACTGGCAGAGCATGATTTTGCGATTGTGTACAGGGCGCTGGCGCGCCTGGCGGGATTAGACAAGGAATAA
- a CDS encoding thiamine pyrophosphate-dependent dehydrogenase E1 component subunit alpha, whose translation MPHSDISGANGAPAQAMVGDEQATALSQEHWLQMYEQMLKIRLFEEHVNELYKSAKMPGLAHLYSGEEAVAVGVCEALRRDDYITSTHRGHGHCLAKGASVDKMFAELLGKEAGYCRGKGGSMHIADQDTGNLGANAIVGGSTAMATGAAMSSKMRGSEQVAVCFFGDGALGQGLLYEAMNMAALWKLPVIYVCENNMYGEYTHFSEMVAGDISARARAFGILTVEVNGQDVREVYAAAKKLVERARRGEGPAFLTCNTYRYYGHHVGDVSRSYYRSKEEEQDWRTNRDPLTLLSRWLLEEQGVDAGVFKEIEQRVTAEVEAGEQFALDAPYPEPGEVTEDVYA comes from the coding sequence ATGCCGCATTCTGACATATCCGGTGCGAACGGCGCGCCGGCTCAGGCAATGGTTGGGGATGAGCAGGCAACGGCATTGAGCCAGGAACACTGGCTGCAGATGTACGAGCAGATGCTGAAAATCCGTCTTTTTGAGGAGCATGTGAACGAGCTGTACAAAAGCGCGAAGATGCCGGGCCTGGCCCACCTGTACAGCGGTGAGGAGGCGGTGGCGGTGGGAGTGTGCGAGGCGCTGCGCCGCGACGACTATATCACGAGTACCCATCGCGGGCATGGTCACTGCCTGGCGAAGGGGGCGTCGGTGGATAAGATGTTCGCGGAGTTGTTGGGCAAGGAGGCGGGGTACTGTCGCGGCAAGGGTGGTTCGATGCATATCGCCGACCAGGATACAGGCAATTTAGGCGCGAATGCCATTGTGGGAGGTAGCACGGCGATGGCGACCGGGGCGGCGATGTCGAGCAAGATGCGCGGCAGCGAGCAGGTAGCAGTGTGTTTTTTTGGAGATGGAGCGCTTGGTCAGGGGCTGTTGTACGAGGCGATGAATATGGCAGCGCTATGGAAATTGCCGGTGATCTACGTGTGCGAGAACAACATGTATGGGGAATACACGCACTTTTCTGAGATGGTGGCGGGTGATATTAGCGCGCGGGCAAGGGCTTTCGGCATCTTGACTGTGGAAGTGAATGGGCAGGATGTGAGGGAGGTTTACGCGGCGGCAAAGAAGCTGGTTGAACGAGCCAGGCGCGGCGAGGGACCGGCTTTCTTGACCTGCAATACCTATCGCTATTATGGTCACCACGTGGGCGATGTTTCGCGCTCGTATTATCGCTCGAAAGAGGAGGAGCAAGATTGGAGGACGAATCGCGATCCGCTGACCTTGCTGAGCAGGTGGCTGTTGGAAGAACAGGGGGTTGACGCGGGGGTATTTAAAGAAATAGAGCAACGTGTAACTGCCGAAGTTGAGGCTGGCGAGCAATTTGCGCTGGATGCGCCATATCCAGAGCCGGGAGAGGTGACCGAAGATGTCTACGCTTAA